From Halorientalis litorea:
CGACAGTCCCCGACACCGGCGCGTAGAGGTCGGAGACGGCTTTGATACTCTCGATGACGCCGAAGTCGTCGCCGGAGGCGACCGTCTCGCCCTGTCCGGGGAGTTCGACGAACACCACGTCGCCGAGTTCGTCCTGTGCGAAGTCGCTGATGCCGACGCGCACCGTCCCGTTCTCGCGGCGCGCCCACTCGTGGGATTCCATGAACCGACAGTCCTCGGGAATATCGAAACTCATCTATCGAGGAAGGGCAACGCGCGTATTTGTGCCTTTTTCGGCTCGTCCCTGACGACCACCCGGACGCGCGTCCCGGGGTCGCGGTACTCGACGGGCAGGTACGCCAGCCCGATGGGTTCGCCCAGCGTCGGACTCATCGTCCCGCTCGTGACCGTCCCGATGAGGGTGCCGTCGGTGTCCGTCACCGTGTACCCGTGGCGCGGGACGCCCCGGTCCACGAGGCGAACGCCGGTGATTTTCTCGTCCGGCCCCTCCCGCGCGACTGCTTCGAGGGCGTCCCGGCCGACGAACTCGGTGTCGAGTTTGACCGTGAACTCGACGCCCGCCTCGTAGGGGTTGCGGGGATTCTCCGCCGGGTCGAAGTCCTGTCCGGAGAGGAGAAAACCCATCTCGATTCTGAGCGTGTCGCGCGCACCGAGACCACACGGCGTGGCACCGGCCGAGACGAAGGCGGTCCATATCGCTTCGGCGTCCGCCCACGGCGCGACGAGTTCGAAGCCGTCCTCCCCGGTGTAGCCCGTCCGGGCGACCAGACAGTCGACGCCGGCCACGGTGAGGGCCATCGCGCCGAACCGGGAGAACCGACGGACCTCCCGCCGC
This genomic window contains:
- the gcvH gene encoding glycine cleavage system protein GcvH codes for the protein MSFDIPEDCRFMESHEWARRENGTVRVGISDFAQDELGDVVFVELPGQGETVASGDDFGVIESIKAVSDLYAPVSGTVVTTNEDLFDAPELVNEDPYGDGWMLEVELDDADELDDLLSPEEYDDQIA
- the gcvT gene encoding glycine cleavage system aminomethyltransferase GcvT, with the translated sequence MASREPPLHAVHADRGASFTEFGGWDMPVEFDSIRAEHEAVRESAGIFDVSHMGEIEVTGPDARTLMQRLTTNDVAELDSGEGQYACITDADGTILDDTVVYNLPPERDADYLFVPNAGHDAEMYDRWVAHREEWGLDATVENRTDEYAMFALQGPDAETLLGEAVPEDERREVRRFSRFGAMALTVAGVDCLVARTGYTGEDGFELVAPWADAEAIWTAFVSAGATPCGLGARDTLRIEMGFLLSGQDFDPAENPRNPYEAGVEFTVKLDTEFVGRDALEAVAREGPDEKITGVRLVDRGVPRHGYTVTDTDGTLIGTVTSGTMSPTLGEPIGLAYLPVEYRDPGTRVRVVVRDEPKKAQIRALPFLDR